In a genomic window of Carettochelys insculpta isolate YL-2023 chromosome 19, ASM3395843v1, whole genome shotgun sequence:
- the PIPOX gene encoding peroxisomal sarcosine oxidase isoform X2 has product MAAAGESPGSLYDTIVVGAGVQGSFTAYHLAKQGRETLLLEQFPLPHCRGSSHGQSRLIRSAYPQEHYASMVAESYRLWEQLAAEAGTQLYRQTGLLILGAADDPEFQSCRRSLAQHHIPSQLFTAESLPRHFSGIQPHGGELAVSDLTAGVLYAGRALQAVQDGFRRCGGALCDGQKVTDIKPGPVVTVMTSRGVYQARSVVITAGPWTNKLLAPLGLQLPLQTLRINVCYWQEQVPGTYGIPEHFPCLLAFHANQAPHLIYALPSNEYPGLVKVCYNYGSPADPEERDRLPTASADIQILRDFVSKYLPGLVPEPAVVEQCMYTNTPDEDFVLDRHPKFSNIIIGAGFSGHGFKLAPVVGKLLSQLSAGEEPSYALEPFRIRRFPALEEEEARAAAATCPSASAGRPAA; this is encoded by the exons atggcagctgcagGCGAGTCCCCCGGCTCCCTGTACGACACCATCGTGGTGGGGGCCGGGGTCCAGGGCTCCTTCACTGCCTACCACCTGGCCAAGCAGGGCAGAGAGACCCTCCTGCTGGAGCAG TTCCCCCTGCCTCACTGCCGGGGCAGCTCCCACGGGCAGAGCCGCCTCATCCGCAGCGCCTACCCCCAGGAGCACTACGCCAGCATGGTGGCAGAGAGCTACCGCCTGTGGGAGCAGCTGGCGGCCGAGGCGGGAACCCAGCTCTACAG GCAGACGGGGCTGCTCATCCTGGGGGCGGCTGACGACCCCGAGTTCCAGAGCTGCCGCCGGAGCCTGGCACAGCACCACATCCCCAGCCAGCTGTTCACGGCAGAGTCGCTGCCGAGGCACTTCTCCGGCatccagccccacggtggggagctggctgtgtcCGACCTCACCGCTGGGGTCCTCTACGCAGGCAGGGCGCTCCAGGCTGTGCAG gacgggttcCGGCGGTGCGGGGGAGCCCTGTGTGACGGGCAGAAGGTGACTGACATCAAGCCAGGGCCCGTGGTTACCGTGATGACCAGCAGAGGGGTGTACCAAGCCAGGAGTGTGGTGATCACAGCCGGCCCCTGGACCAATAAACTCCTGGCGCCCCTGGGTCTGCAGCTGCCGCTCCAG ACGCTGCGCATCAACGTGTGCTACTGGCAGGAGCAGGTCCCCGGGACGTATGGGATCCCAGAGCACTTCCCCTGCCTTCTGGCCTTCCACGCCAACCAGGCCCCCCACCTCATCTACGCGCTGCCCTCCAACGAGTACCCAGGACTGGTGAag GTCTGTTACAACTACGGCAGCCCGGCAGACCCCGAGGAGCGTGACCGGCTGCCCACGGCCTCGGCAGACATCCAGATCCTCCGGGACTTTGTCAGCAAGTACCTGCCGGGCCTGGTGCCCGAGCCGGCCGTGGTGGAGCAGTGCATGTACACG AACACCCCAGACGAGGACTTTGTTCTGGATCGGCACCCTAAGTTCAGCAACATCATCATTGGGGCTGGGTTCTCAG GCCACGGGTTCAAGCTGGCACCGGTGGTGGGGAAGCTGCTGAGCCAGCTCAGTGCGGGAGAGGAGCCGTCCTACGCCCTGGAGCCCTTCCGCATCCGCCgcttcccagccctggaggaggaggaagcgagagcagctgctgccacctgccccagtgccagtgCTGGGCGCCCCGCAGCCTGA
- the PIPOX gene encoding peroxisomal sarcosine oxidase isoform X1 has product MQALAQGRTGSPPAPHSWPERSWLPWGCWGLGQAGSWLTRACLTVPPASLPGQLPRAEPPHPQRLPPGALRQHGGRELPPVGAAGGRGGNPALQTGLLILGAADDPEFQSCRRSLAQHHIPSQLFTAESLPRHFSGIQPHGGELAVSDLTAGVLYAGRALQAVQDGFRRCGGALCDGQKVTDIKPGPVVTVMTSRGVYQARSVVITAGPWTNKLLAPLGLQLPLQTLRINVCYWQEQVPGTYGIPEHFPCLLAFHANQAPHLIYALPSNEYPGLVKVCYNYGSPADPEERDRLPTASADIQILRDFVSKYLPGLVPEPAVVEQCMYTNTPDEDFVLDRHPKFSNIIIGAGFSGHGFKLAPVVGKLLSQLSAGEEPSYALEPFRIRRFPALEEEEARAAAATCPSASAGRPAA; this is encoded by the exons ATGCAGGCCTTGGCCCAGGGCAGAACGGGCAGCCCTCCCGCCCCGCACAGCTGGCCCGAGCGGTCAtggctgccctgggggtgctggggcctgggccaggcagggagctggctcacCCGTGCCTGTCTTACAGTTCCCCCTGCCTCACTGCCGGGGCAGCTCCCACGGGCAGAGCCGCCTCATCCGCAGCGCCTACCCCCAGGAGCACTACGCCAGCATGGTGGCAGAGAGCTACCGCCTGTGGGAGCAGCTGGCGGCCGAGGCGGGAACCCAGCTCTACAG ACGGGGCTGCTCATCCTGGGGGCGGCTGACGACCCCGAGTTCCAGAGCTGCCGCCGGAGCCTGGCACAGCACCACATCCCCAGCCAGCTGTTCACGGCAGAGTCGCTGCCGAGGCACTTCTCCGGCatccagccccacggtggggagctggctgtgtcCGACCTCACCGCTGGGGTCCTCTACGCAGGCAGGGCGCTCCAGGCTGTGCAG gacgggttcCGGCGGTGCGGGGGAGCCCTGTGTGACGGGCAGAAGGTGACTGACATCAAGCCAGGGCCCGTGGTTACCGTGATGACCAGCAGAGGGGTGTACCAAGCCAGGAGTGTGGTGATCACAGCCGGCCCCTGGACCAATAAACTCCTGGCGCCCCTGGGTCTGCAGCTGCCGCTCCAG ACGCTGCGCATCAACGTGTGCTACTGGCAGGAGCAGGTCCCCGGGACGTATGGGATCCCAGAGCACTTCCCCTGCCTTCTGGCCTTCCACGCCAACCAGGCCCCCCACCTCATCTACGCGCTGCCCTCCAACGAGTACCCAGGACTGGTGAag GTCTGTTACAACTACGGCAGCCCGGCAGACCCCGAGGAGCGTGACCGGCTGCCCACGGCCTCGGCAGACATCCAGATCCTCCGGGACTTTGTCAGCAAGTACCTGCCGGGCCTGGTGCCCGAGCCGGCCGTGGTGGAGCAGTGCATGTACACG AACACCCCAGACGAGGACTTTGTTCTGGATCGGCACCCTAAGTTCAGCAACATCATCATTGGGGCTGGGTTCTCAG GCCACGGGTTCAAGCTGGCACCGGTGGTGGGGAAGCTGCTGAGCCAGCTCAGTGCGGGAGAGGAGCCGTCCTACGCCCTGGAGCCCTTCCGCATCCGCCgcttcccagccctggaggaggaggaagcgagagcagctgctgccacctgccccagtgccagtgCTGGGCGCCCCGCAGCCTGA
- the PIPOX gene encoding peroxisomal sarcosine oxidase isoform X3, producing MQALAQGRTGSPPAPHSWPERSWLPWGCWGLGQAGSWLTRACLTVPPASLPGQLPRAEPPHPQRLPPGALRQHGGRELPPVGAAGGRGGNPALQTGLLILGAADDPEFQSCRRSLAQHHIPSQLFTAESLPRHFSGIQPHGGELAVSDLTAGVLYAGRALQAVQDGFRRCGGALCDGQKVTDIKPGPVVTVMTSRGVYQARSVVITAGPWTNKLLAPLGLQLPLQTLRINVCYWQEQVPGTYGIPEHFPCLLAFHANQAPHLIYALPSNEYPGLVKNTPDEDFVLDRHPKFSNIIIGAGFSGHGFKLAPVVGKLLSQLSAGEEPSYALEPFRIRRFPALEEEEARAAAATCPSASAGRPAA from the exons ATGCAGGCCTTGGCCCAGGGCAGAACGGGCAGCCCTCCCGCCCCGCACAGCTGGCCCGAGCGGTCAtggctgccctgggggtgctggggcctgggccaggcagggagctggctcacCCGTGCCTGTCTTACAGTTCCCCCTGCCTCACTGCCGGGGCAGCTCCCACGGGCAGAGCCGCCTCATCCGCAGCGCCTACCCCCAGGAGCACTACGCCAGCATGGTGGCAGAGAGCTACCGCCTGTGGGAGCAGCTGGCGGCCGAGGCGGGAACCCAGCTCTACAG ACGGGGCTGCTCATCCTGGGGGCGGCTGACGACCCCGAGTTCCAGAGCTGCCGCCGGAGCCTGGCACAGCACCACATCCCCAGCCAGCTGTTCACGGCAGAGTCGCTGCCGAGGCACTTCTCCGGCatccagccccacggtggggagctggctgtgtcCGACCTCACCGCTGGGGTCCTCTACGCAGGCAGGGCGCTCCAGGCTGTGCAG gacgggttcCGGCGGTGCGGGGGAGCCCTGTGTGACGGGCAGAAGGTGACTGACATCAAGCCAGGGCCCGTGGTTACCGTGATGACCAGCAGAGGGGTGTACCAAGCCAGGAGTGTGGTGATCACAGCCGGCCCCTGGACCAATAAACTCCTGGCGCCCCTGGGTCTGCAGCTGCCGCTCCAG ACGCTGCGCATCAACGTGTGCTACTGGCAGGAGCAGGTCCCCGGGACGTATGGGATCCCAGAGCACTTCCCCTGCCTTCTGGCCTTCCACGCCAACCAGGCCCCCCACCTCATCTACGCGCTGCCCTCCAACGAGTACCCAGGACTGGTGAag AACACCCCAGACGAGGACTTTGTTCTGGATCGGCACCCTAAGTTCAGCAACATCATCATTGGGGCTGGGTTCTCAG GCCACGGGTTCAAGCTGGCACCGGTGGTGGGGAAGCTGCTGAGCCAGCTCAGTGCGGGAGAGGAGCCGTCCTACGCCCTGGAGCCCTTCCGCATCCGCCgcttcccagccctggaggaggaggaagcgagagcagctgctgccacctgccccagtgccagtgCTGGGCGCCCCGCAGCCTGA